Proteins encoded within one genomic window of Argiope bruennichi chromosome 7, qqArgBrue1.1, whole genome shotgun sequence:
- the LOC129976531 gene encoding MICOS complex subunit MIC19-like, which translates to MGNAPSNRRVTVVNDDVVGVVQVSESVVRRLRGLPDKSATDSERGTAQESQVPQPVPEVAHRPSPSYIPFAPPEPYSSTLEQRQKYHEEFKKAEKSWNNRIHELETQNRLLFETANNKFTATVKEIEENHIKNSYAPVCPDKQQQVSMCYKANSKYPLHCSREVNDFMECVDKVRMTALSK; encoded by the coding sequence atgGGAAATGCACCGAGTAACCGGAGAGTTACGGTAGTGAATGATGATGTTGTTGGAGTTGTTCAAGTATCTGAAAGTGTTGTTAGGAGATTACGAGGTTTACCTGACAAATCTGCTACAGATTCCGAACGAGGTACGGCCCAAGAATCGCAAGTTCCTCAGCCGGTTCCTGAGGTAGCCCATCGCCCGTCTCCAAGTTACATCCCATTTGCTCCACCAGAACCTTATTCTTCAACTTTAGAACAGAGGCAGAAGTatcatgaagaatttaaaaaggcTGAAAAATCGTGGAACAACCGTATCCATGAACTTGAAACCCAAAATCGTCTGTTGTTTGAAACCGCCAATAATAAGTTTACAGCCACTgtgaaagaaattgaagaaaatcatataaaaaattcttatgctCCTGTATGCCCTGATAAGCAACAACAAGTTTCGATGTGTTATAAAGCAAATTCGAAATACCCGTTACATTGTTCTCGTGAAGTAAATGATTTTATGGAATGTGTAGATAAAGTTAGGATGACTGCTCTTTCTAAGTGA